The DNA window ATAAAGGCCTTTGAACTGCTTGTCCTCACCGGGAGCCAGCAAGATCTCCTCGATGAAGATATCACCGATCTCTTTCCTGTTATCTCCTACAAAGCTGCAGGCAGCTGAAAATTTGACAGGAGCTTCACCTTTGTTCACCAAGGTTATGTTTACTCCCTCTGATGTTACCTTGAGCCCACGGTACTCGACGGGAGCACCGTTGGGTATCTGCCCCTTTGAGCTGAAAACAGCAAAAGCCGGCATGGCAAAGATCAGTATCAGGATCATAGATATAGCTATTCTTTTCAATCCGGGCAACCCCGCTTCCTTTTCTGAATGTTTAAATTTTATCATATATGTCCCATTATCAGTTTCTTTACGAGTAGCCATATCAGCAAAAAAACCTGTATCCATTATAGGGAGTGTCGTATCATTAAAACAATAAGCGGCCCCCATAAAGGAAGCCGCCTTATATAAAGCCTGGCGGAGAGCAGAGGATTCGAACCCCTGGGGCTGTGACACCCAACTGATTTCAAGTCAGTCACCATAGACCACTCGGACAGCTCTCCGGACAACGTTAATATTATAGCGGCCTTTTCATTTCAGGCAAGTCTTTATGTGATCTTTTTTGGAGGTTGGCCATGTCAGAACTAAAAATGTCTTTTCGCGTAACAGGTATGACCTGTACTACCTGTTCGAAAATAGTTGAAAGAGCACTCTCGAAAGTCGAGGGGGTATCTTATGCTTCCGTCAATCTTGCGACAGAAAGCGTCTTTGTTGCAGCGGACGGGTCTGTCACATTTGAGATGCTTGAGAATGCTGTTGAAAAAAGCGGGTATAAGATACTTAAAGAGGCCCCCGCAGACATAGATGACATAAAATACCGCGAGGCCAGAAAAGACCTCTTCTTCATCCTTCTGATCGGCATCCCCATGTCGGTACTGATGTTCATGCATATGGCAATGGGTATCCACTACCACTGGTACGGGATAATGGAGATAGTTGCGGGAGGCATCGCCATATTCTGGGGCGGGCGCAAAACTCTCCGCGGGGCATGGATAGCAGTTGCACACGCCCACACTAACATGGATACGCTTATAGCTATCAGCGCCGTGGCCTCATGGGTGACAGCGCTCATGAATTATTCAGGTCTTGACATCCCTTCCTTCGGAACAATAGGAGTTATGATATTGATGCTCCACCTCACAGGCAGGTATATTGAGTCCCATCTGAGGGACAAGGCCGCAAAACAGGTGAAGGCGCTTATGACCCTTCAGCCGAGGGAAGCCCGTGTCGTCTCTGACGGCAAGACTCTCATGGTGCCAATTGAAGCGGTCAAACCTGACACGATGATCCAGGTCAACCCTGGTGAAAGGATCCCGCTTGACGGAATAGTTGAGGAAGGGCTTTCCGGAGTCGATGAATCCCTTTTGACAGGCGAATCCCAGCCTGCAGTCAAGGATGTTGGGTCTGACGTCACAGGGGGAGCTATGAATCTCTCAGGCGTCCTTCTGATCAGGACAACAAAAGTAGGTGAGGACACATTCCTCTCAAAAATGCTCGACCTGGTGAGGGAAGCCCAGGGGAGCAAGGTGCCCCTTCAGGATCTTGCAGACAGGATAACCATAAAATTCGTCCCGGCCGTGATTTCGCTGGCTGTCATAAGCGCTTTGACATGGTTTTTCTTTTTCAACAGCCTTTCTGTCTATGTTGCGCCGCTGGCAGCATATCTCCCATGGCCAACGGCATTCAGTTCGCCTGTATCCGCGGCCGCATATTCCTTCGTGGCAACTCTGGTAATAGCATGTCCGTGCGCACTTGGACTCGCGACTCCGCTTGCACTTGTAGTCAGCACCGGTGAGGCTTCAAAAAACGGTCTTCTGATAAGAAATGCGGAGGCCATCCAGACATTGCACGAAGTTGACCATGCCATCCTCGACAAGACAGGCACACTGACCGTAGGCGAACCGGAAGTGCTTGAATGGGAACTTGAAGATGAGGCGATCCCCTTCGCCTTCGCCCTGGAATCCAATTCAGGACACCCTGTAGCCAAATCTGTCGTCAGGGCCTTGGGTACACGTGAGTACGACAAACCGGAAAGCGTTGAAGAGATACCTGGAGAGGGCGTGACAGGAAAATGGGGAGATGTCGAATGGTTCGTGGGCAGACCTCTCAACAGATCAAAATGGACAGCCAGATCTGCTCTTGCACGATCTATAGTTGAAGTGAGAAAAAACGACATCCCTGTCGGCTTTTTTGCCATCTCTGATCCGATAAGAGAAGATTCAAAAGAGGCTGTCTCAGCCCTGGCGAAACTTGGCATAACCACGATGATGGCCACTGGAGACGGTATGGAGGCAGCACTGGAAATTGCCGAACAGGCAGGGATAAAGAACGTCAGATGGGAAGTCCGTCCCGAAGATAAACTCTCAATAGTTAGGGAGACCCAGAGCAAGGGCAAGAAAGTTCTTATGGCAGGAGACGGAATAAACGATGCCGCAGCTCTGAAGGGCGCCCATGTCGGTGTAGCGATGGGCGGAGGTATGGATCTCGCGGTCGACAGCGCAGACATAGTGATCCTGAAAGGCGGCATCTCAAAAATAGTTTCGGCTGTTAAAATATCTGATAAGACATGGCAGGTAATCCGCCAGAATCTTTTTGGTGCATTTTTCTATAACATCATTGCCATCCCGCTTGCAATGCTGGGGCTGCTCCATCCGCTCGTAGCAGAGCTGGCGATGGCAGCAAGTTCTATTACAGTTATTTTGAACTCTCTTCGCATCTCAGGTTCGGCAGACAAATAACAAGGAGGACATGAAAATGAAAAAATT is part of the Synergistetes bacterium HGW-Synergistetes-1 genome and encodes:
- a CDS encoding heavy metal translocating P-type ATPase; its protein translation is MSELKMSFRVTGMTCTTCSKIVERALSKVEGVSYASVNLATESVFVAADGSVTFEMLENAVEKSGYKILKEAPADIDDIKYREARKDLFFILLIGIPMSVLMFMHMAMGIHYHWYGIMEIVAGGIAIFWGGRKTLRGAWIAVAHAHTNMDTLIAISAVASWVTALMNYSGLDIPSFGTIGVMILMLHLTGRYIESHLRDKAAKQVKALMTLQPREARVVSDGKTLMVPIEAVKPDTMIQVNPGERIPLDGIVEEGLSGVDESLLTGESQPAVKDVGSDVTGGAMNLSGVLLIRTTKVGEDTFLSKMLDLVREAQGSKVPLQDLADRITIKFVPAVISLAVISALTWFFFFNSLSVYVAPLAAYLPWPTAFSSPVSAAAYSFVATLVIACPCALGLATPLALVVSTGEASKNGLLIRNAEAIQTLHEVDHAILDKTGTLTVGEPEVLEWELEDEAIPFAFALESNSGHPVAKSVVRALGTREYDKPESVEEIPGEGVTGKWGDVEWFVGRPLNRSKWTARSALARSIVEVRKNDIPVGFFAISDPIREDSKEAVSALAKLGITTMMATGDGMEAALEIAEQAGIKNVRWEVRPEDKLSIVRETQSKGKKVLMAGDGINDAAALKGAHVGVAMGGGMDLAVDSADIVILKGGISKIVSAVKISDKTWQVIRQNLFGAFFYNIIAIPLAMLGLLHPLVAELAMAASSITVILNSLRISGSADK